In one Balaenoptera musculus isolate JJ_BM4_2016_0621 chromosome 20, mBalMus1.pri.v3, whole genome shotgun sequence genomic region, the following are encoded:
- the LOC118886846 gene encoding telethonin, translating to MATSELSCQVSEENCECREAFWAEWKDLTLSTRPEEGCSLHEEDAQWRETYHQQGQCQALVQRSPWLVMRMGILGRGLQEYQLPYQRMLPLPIFTPAKVGATKEERKDTPVQLRELLALEAALGGQCVDRQDVAEITKQLPPVVPVSKLGAQCRTLSRSMSQEAQRG from the exons ATGGCCACTTCAGAGCTGAGCTGCCAGGTGTCCGAGGAGAACTGTGAGTGCCGAGAGGCCTTCTGGGCTGAGTGGAAGGATCTGACACTGTCCACGCGGCCTGAGGAGGG tTGCTCCCTGCATGAGGAGGATGCCCAGTGGCGGGAGACCTACCACCAGCAGGGGCAGTGCCAGGCGCTGGTGCAGCGTTCCCCCTGGCTGGTGATGCGGATGGGCATCCTGGGCCGCGGGCTGCAGGAGTACCAGCTGCCCTACCAGCGGATGCTGCCGCTGCCCATCTTCACCCCTGCCAAGGTGGGCGCCACCAAGGAGGAGCGCAAGGACACCCCCGTCCAGCTGCGGGAGCTGCTGGCACTGGAAGCAGCCCTGGGTGGCCAGTGTGTGGACCGCCAGGACGTGGCCGAGATCACCAAGCAGCTGCCCCCTGTGGTGCCTGTCAGCAAGCTCGGCGCCCAGTGTCGCACTCTGTCTCGCTCCATgtcccaggaagcacagagaggctga